Below is a genomic region from Candidatus Binatus sp..
GCGACACTGATACTTTCACTCTCTCAATGACAGAGTAAGGGGTGGCGATGCTTCACACCTTGAAGCGGACGTGGATCATGTCGCCGTCGCGCATCACGTAGTCGCGGCCTTCGAGCCGCAGCTTGCCCGCCTCTTTCACCTTGGCGTCGGATTTGTGCGTCGCGAAATCTTCGTAGCTGACGACCTCGGCCCGGATGAAGCCGCGCGCGATATCGGTGTGAATCACGCCGGCCGCGTCGAGGACCGTCTCGCCGCGCTTGAGCGACCAGGCATGCGCCTCCGGCTCGCCGGCAGTGTAGAAAGTGATCAGCCCGAGGTGATGATAAAGCGCCGCGATCAGGCGATCGCGCGCGGGTGCTTCGAGGCCGGCGTCGTTCAGCATCTCGCGCTGGCCGGCCTCGTCGAGTTCCCAAAGCTCGGCTTCGAAGGCGGCTGCGAGGCGGAATACGTCGAGGCCGTGGCCGCGAACCGCATCGCGCTCGGACGCGGTGACGTCGGCGGATGCGCGTTCCATCTCGCAATTGACGGTGACCAGCGCGGGCTTTCGCGATAGAAAGCCGAAGCTGGAAAATGCCTGGAGTTCCTGCGGCGTCAATTCAAAGTTGCGCAGCGCCTTGCCGTCGGCGAGCCACGCGATCACCTTTTCGAGTGCGCTGCGTTCGAAGTCGCTGCCACCTTTTTCTTTTTTGAGGCGCTCGAGCCGCCGCTCGGCCTGATCGTAGTCGGCGAACACGAGTTCCCCTTCGATGCCGGTGAGCGTCGCGATCAGATCCTGCTCCATGCCGGAAAATTGCGGAACGACAATCAGCAGCGCGTCCATATCGCGGACGAGCGGCAGCAGGCTGGGATCGAGCGCCGCGCCTTCCTTCTGTTCTTTTGGATTCGGCGCGAAATCGATGATGGTCAATTCGACCGGAATTTTCTTTTTCGAGCCGTAAGCCTCTTCGAGAAAATCGAGACGCGGATCGGCGACCTTGATCTGGCCGGGGCGCGCGCGATTCCTGCCCTCCGCGGTGCCCGGAATCGGCGCGAGTCCGGTGAGCGCGTGAAAGACAGTTGATTTGCCGGCGCCGCGAGCGCCGATGATCCCGGTTTTCAATTCGTGCTACCTCGAAACTCTCAATTCTACACGACGGCGATTCATGAGTAAGCTCGCGGCTATTGATTTTTCGGGGCGAGTGCGGGAGATCGAACCATGCCCAAGGCACCAGCAGACTACCAGGCGCGCTATCCAATCGACTTCGGCGATATCGACTCGGCCGTACGGCAGCATCCGGTGCAGCTTTACGCGGCGGACTTGGGCAAGTCGCGCGGCATCCTTTATGTGCCCGCGAAGGGCAAGCCGCGCACCGTCGTGATCATGGCGCATCCGCGCGGCGACTTCAGCACGCACTACTCGATTCCGTTTTGGGTCGAGGCCGGCTTCGCCGCGTTCGGATTCAACACCCGCTATCTGAACAACGACGCGATGATGCTGCACGAGAACCTGATGCTCGATATGGCGGCGGGAATCCGCTGGCTGCGCGAGGAGCAGGGCTTCGAAAAAATCGTGATGCTCGGAAATTCCGGCGGCGGCTCGCTGTTCGCCTACTACGACGCGCAAGCGCGCACGCCCGTCGGCAGCAGGAGGTCGGCGCCGCCGGGTGGCGGTCCGCCCGATCTCAACAAGTTCGATTTGCCCACGGCCGATGGATATATCGCGCTCGCGGCTCATCCGGGACAGGGGATGGTGCTGCTGTCATGTCTCGACGCGTCCGTCGTCGATGAGTCCGATCCGATCGCGAGCGATCCGGCGCTCGATATGTATGACGAGCGCAACGGCTTCAAGACGCCGCCGGCCGAGACGCGCTACTCGAAGGAATTTCTGGAACGGTACCGGCGCGTGCAGATCGATCGATGCGCGCGGATCGACGCGATTGCGCGGCGGCATATCGCGGAGGCGAACCTCGCCCGGGCCGAGATGCGCGCGGAGAATTTCGCGAAGTCGAGCAGCGAGCATCGGAGCTACGCCGCGCGGCGCGCGATGGCGCCGCGCTACATGATCGTTTATCGCACGCAGGCGAATCCGAACTACCTGGACCTGTCGCTGGATCCGTCGGAGCGCGCGGTCGGGTCGATCATCTCGCCGCGGCCGGATATCGCGAACTACTCGGCGTTCGGACTGGGCCGGATCGTCACGCCCGACGCGTGGCTATCGACCTGGTCCGGGCTATCGTCATACGCGAAGATGGCGATCAACCTGCCGAAGGTGACGGTGCCGACGCTGGTGGTCGGCGCGAACGGCGATCAGGACATATTCATTTCGCACGTGCACGGCGAATTCGCGGCGTCCGGCGCGGGCGACAAGACGCTGGCATTCATCGACGGCGCGGATCATTTCATGCGGACTGGCGGCGCGAAGAGCACTCTCGGCGATCCGCGTCCGCGCCTGATGAAGGTGCTGACCGCCTGGACGCAGGATCGATTCCCGGCGTGATCGCTCAGTAGGCTCGGAGTCGGCGAATCAAGAGAGACGACGAGGCAGGCGCACGCAGAAAGTCGTGCCGGCATCTTCAGTCGAAGTCACCACGATCGTTCCGTGGTGCGCGGCGACTATTTCGTTCACGATAAAAAGCCCAAGGCCGAGACCCACCCGGGTGGGATCGGGCGTCTTGCCCTGAACCAGCGGATCGAACATCGTCGCCTGCGTTTCGGTCGGTATTGGCGGACCCTCATTCTGTACCGCCAGCACAACGGAGGTTTTCTCGCCGGTGGCAGTGACTCTGATCTCTTTGCCGGAGCCGTGGTGAATCGCGTTCAACAACAGATTCGATACGACCTGCTTCAAGCGTTCGACGTCCCAATGGCCTTCCAGGTCGCCGTTCGAGTCGAAATCAACAATGAACTGCGGATTAGCGGTCTGAACTTCATTGACCACTTCACTGACGAGCTGTCCCAGGTTGGCCGCGGTCGCCGCAATCGGCATCGGACTGCCAAGGCGGCCGCGCGAGAAATCGAGCAGGTCGCTGACCATGCGATTCAAGCGTCGCGCGCTGTTCGAAATCCGCGAAACTGTGCCGAGCTGC
It encodes:
- a CDS encoding DUF933 domain-containing protein is translated as MKTGIIGARGAGKSTVFHALTGLAPIPGTAEGRNRARPGQIKVADPRLDFLEEAYGSKKKIPVELTIIDFAPNPKEQKEGAALDPSLLPLVRDMDALLIVVPQFSGMEQDLIATLTGIEGELVFADYDQAERRLERLKKEKGGSDFERSALEKVIAWLADGKALRNFELTPQELQAFSSFGFLSRKPALVTVNCEMERASADVTASERDAVRGHGLDVFRLAAAFEAELWELDEAGQREMLNDAGLEAPARDRLIAALYHHLGLITFYTAGEPEAHAWSLKRGETVLDAAGVIHTDIARGFIRAEVVSYEDFATHKSDAKVKEAGKLRLEGRDYVMRDGDMIHVRFKV
- a CDS encoding sensor histidine kinase KdpD; the protein is MRLSEFIRANVDKIVHEWEEFAKTLSAGKALPRWILRDHAPAIVKYIADDMDVPQAPLEEEAKSKGGGPSGPIEHVATVHVSLRIESGFDLVQIMAEYRALRSCVLRLWRQSYAESFAGGAEEITRFAEAIDQNVAEAVPYYEERETHFRDRFLGILGHDLRGPLNAITVGASLLATNGLNERQLGTVSRISNSARRLNRMVSDLLDFSRGRLGSPMPIAATAANLGQLVSEVVNEVQTANPQFIVDFDSNGDLEGHWDVERLKQVVSNLLLNAIHHGSGKEIRVTATGEKTSVVLAVQNEGPPIPTETQATMFDPLVQGKTPDPTRVGLGLGLFIVNEIVAAHHGTIVVTSTEDAGTTFCVRLPRRLS